The Miscanthus floridulus cultivar M001 chromosome 7, ASM1932011v1, whole genome shotgun sequence genome includes a region encoding these proteins:
- the LOC136463785 gene encoding temperature-induced lipocalin-1-like: MAAEGKTTAKSGGQMTVVRGLDVARYMGRWYEIASFPSFFQPRDGRDTRATYRLLEDGATVHVLNETWSKGKRDYIEGTAYKADASSDEAKLKVKFYLPPFLPIIPVVGDYWVLYVDDDYQYALVGEPRRKNLWILCRKTSIDEEVYNQLVERAKEEGYDVSKLHRTPQDDPPPESDAAPTDTKGVWWFKSLFGK, encoded by the exons ATGGCGGCGGaggggaagacgacggcgaagaGCGGCGGGCAGATGACGGTGGTGCGGGGTCTGGACGTGGCGCGGTACATGGGGCGGTGGTACGAGATCGCGTCGTTCCCGTCCTTCTTCCAGCCCCGGGACGGCCGGGACACGCGCGCCACCTACAGGCTGCTGGAGGACGGCGCCACGGTGCACGTCCTCAACGAGACGTGGAGCAAGGGCAAGCGCGACTACATCGAGGGCACGGCCTACAAGGCCGACGCCAGCAGCGACGAAGCCAAGCTCAAGGTCAAGTTCTACCTCCCGCCCTTCCTCCCCATCATCCCCGTGGTCGGCGACTACTGGGTGCTCTACGTCGACGACGACTACCAGTACGCGCTCGTCGGCGAGCCGCGCCGCAAGAACCTCTGG ATTCTGTGCAGGAAGACGAGTATCGACGAGGAGGTGTACAACCAGCTGGTGGAGCGGGCCAAGGAGGAAGGCTACGACGTGAGCAAGCTGCACAGGACGCCGCAGGACGACCCGCCGCCGGAGAGCGACGCCGCGCCCACTGACACCAAGGGAGTGTGGTGGTTCAAGTCGCTCTTTGGGAAATGA